AAGCTTATAGATAACATTACAAAGTTAAAAATTTCTGGAGAGGTAACTGCTGTGGATGCTAACGATTCAGTATGCTCACTCTATACAAAATGTCAGTATTCAAAGATGTTAGAGAAATTTTCTGAGCTAACAAAACCATCTATAATACCAAAGGTGTTAAGGCATAAAGTACAGCATTATATCACTACTTCTAGTGGTCCACCGGTGTATAGTAAAGCTCGTAGGTTGGATCCACATAAATTGCAAATAGCTAAGAAAGAATTTCAGTTTCTGCTGAATATTGGTATTTTACGTCCATTACAATCACAATGGGCTAGTCCACTTTACCTTGTTATGAAATCCAATGGTCAGTGGCGAGTTTGTGAAGATTATCGCTGTATTAATGACAAGACTCTCCCAGACCAGTATCCAGTCCCTCGAATAGATGACGTAAATTTGATGCTTCAGAATAAGAAAATATTACCCAAGATTGACCTACTACAAGCGTATTATCTAATTCCTTTAGCCGAAGAAGACAAACCAAAGTCAGCAGTTACTGTTCATTTTGGTCTTTATGAATTTAATTTTATGCCCTTCAGGCTTCGAAATGCACATAGCACATTTCAGAGGTTTATACACGAAATTGTGAGAGAGCTGGATTTCTGCTTTCCCTATCTGGATGATATTTTAATAGCATCAGAATCTCCCAAACAACATATGAGCTTTAAACAATTGAATCAGTATGGTCTagtaataaatattgcaaaatctgTATTTGGAGTGCAAGAACTCACATtctagggacaattaatcacaCCCTAAGGAACTAAGCCGTATCCAGAAAAAGTGTCTGTGCTAATGAACTACAAGCGACCTGAGACTGTTGGCGAACTTCGGAAATTTTTAGGAATCATCAATTTGTGTCGTAGATATTTAGAACATGCTGCAGGAAACCAAGCCTTCTTGAATGATTACCTAAAAGAAACAGCTAAAAATCACTGAAGACATATTGACTGGACAGAAGCGGCAATTGCTCAGTTccaaaaatggaaagaagaacttGCAAATGTAACACTTTTAACGTTTCTGGGTTTGCACAGCCAACTCGCATTATTTGTGGATGCATCCGATTTTGCAGCTGGTGCTGCATTGCAACAGTGGCAAGATGAACAATGGAAACCTACTggattcatttttaaaaaaatcatgaacGCACAGAAAAAGTATTCCACATGTGACAGAGAACTACTTAGtatgtacagggtggtctattgatcgtgatcgagcaaaatatctcacgacataagcgtcaaaccaaaaaaccacaaagaacgaaacttgtctagcttgacaggggaaaccagatggcgctatggttggcccgctagatggcgctgccataggtcaaacggatatcaactgcctttttttaaataggaactctcattttttacatattcgtgtagtacgtaaagaaatatgaatgttttagttggaccactttttccgctttgtgatagatggcgctgtaatagtcacaaacatatggctcacaattttagacgaacagttggtaaacaggtagggttttttgaattaaaacacagaacgtaggtacgttttaacattttatttcggttgttcgaatgtgatacatgtaccattactgagaacgcatgctgttacagcgtgattacctgttaataccacactaatgcaataaatgcttaaaatgatgaccatcaacctcaatgcatttggcaatacgtgtaacgacattcctctcaacagcgagtagttcgccttccgtaatgttcgcacatgcattgacaatgcgctgacgcatgttgtcaggcattgtaggtggatcacgatagcaaatatccttcaactttccccacagaaagaaatccggggacgtcagatgccgtgaacgtgcgggccatagtatggtgcttcgacgaccaatccacctgtcatggaatcctattcaataccgcttcaaccgcacgcgaactatgtgccggacgtccatcatgttggaagtacatcgccattctgtcatgcagtgaaacatcttgtagtaacaccggtattacattacgtaggaaatcggcatacattgcaccattttgattgccatcgataaaatgggggccaactgtccttcctcccataatgccgctccatacattaacccgccaaggtcgctgatgttccacttgtcgcagccatcgtggattttccgttgcccaatagtgcatattataccggtttacgttactgctgttggtgaatgacgcatcgtcgctaaatagaacgcgtgcaagaaatctgtcatcatcccataatttctcttgtgcccattggcagaactgtacacgacgttcaaagtcgtcgccatgcaattcttggtgcatagaaatatggtacaggtacaatcgatgttgatgtagcattatcaacaccgacgtttttgagattcccgattctcccccTATTTGtgtactactgatgtgcggattagctgcgacagcagctaaaccacctacttaatcatcatcatttgctgcaggtcgtggttgatgtttcacaagtggctgaacacttcctgtttccttaaataacgtaacaatccggcgaacggtccagacacttggatgatgtcgtccaggataccaagcagcatacatagcacacgctcgttgggcattttgatcacaatagccatacatcaacacaatatcgaccttttccgcttctaataaacggtccattttaacacgggtaatgtatcacgaagcaaataccgtccgcactggcggaatgttacgtgataccacatgcttatacgtttgtgactattacattgccatctgtcacaaagcgaaaaaagtagtccaacaaaaacattcatatttcctgatgtactacacgaatatgtaataaaaaatgggagttcctatttttaaaaaatgtagttgatatccgtttgacctatggcagcgccatctagtgggccaaccatagcgccatttggtttcccacttcaagctagacaagtttcattctttgtagttttttcgtttgacgcttatttcgtgatatatttggcccggtcactatcaatggaccaccctgtatatggctgtCAAGTATTTCAAATACCCGTTAGAAGGTAGAGACTTTGGTATTTATACTGATCATACCCCTCTAATATATGCATTCAAGCAGAAGATTGAGAAAGCAACGTCAATCCAATTACATTATCTCCAATATATTTCACAGTTTACAACAGATTTGCGACATATTTCTCATAAAGTGAATGTTGTGGCTGATAGCTTTTCAAGGCTTGAAGACTTGGTTCCAATTAACTATAAAGAGATAGCCCAAGCACAAGAAAAAGAATAAGAGCTTCATCAACTGCAATCTGGCAATAATACTTCGCTTGAATTAAAATACTATTTCACTCAGACAGGAAAGCAATCGTGGTGTGATGTCTCGATACAAAGTATTCGACCTTATATTCCTGAACAATTCTGTTATACTATTTTTCAGCATTATCATAATTTGTCTCATCCAGGTATCAAGACAACTGTAAAAATGATTACATCAAGATGTGTCTggatgaaaatgaaaaagaatgttgCAAATTGGTCACGAGCATGTAATGCTTGCCAAAAAAACAAGGTATCTCGACATGTACATTCACCAATAAGACACTTTCCCGACACTGATGAACGTTTTACAGTAATTCATCTGAATTTGATAGGGCCAATGCCTCCTTCTGATGAATATATGTATTGCTCAACCTGCATCGATAGAGTTACGAATTGGACAGAGGCAATACCACTTCAGGATATACAAGCAGAAGCTGTAGCTCAAGCTTTCTTCATACCAGATTTGGCACACCTTATCAAACAGTAACTGATCATAGCAGACAATTTAATTCTGAGCTCTTTCAAGCACTATCAAAAACATGTGGTTGTAATCAAACTCAAACTACTGCATATCATCCTCAATCTAATGGAAAAATAGAAAGATTTCATCACACACTTAAAGCACCAACCTATTCACATTCAACTACAAAATGAACTCAAACAATACCTGTAATCCTTCTTGGTCCTCGTTGCTCAATCAGAGAATACACGATTGCTACGATAGCAGAAATGGTTTATGGCTCACCCATCAGGATACCTGGTGATTTTTTTCAAAAAGTCGGAACAAAAAGGGATTCAGACTTAtccaaatttgtttcacaactAAAACAATATATTGAAGCTGTGTAAATAGCTCACAAAGTAAAGAGACACCATTTGTATACAAGGACCTGAGAACTTAAACACACATATTTGTAAGGGTTGACGGAGTTAAAAAGTCGTTAGAACCTCTATATGAAGGCCCATACGAAGTAATGGAAAGAACATCAGCATATTTTGGGCTCAAATTTAAAGACCAAGTAAAAAACATTTCCATTGACTCATTGACACCTGCATATTTGCTGAACGAAGACGTTAGATTGTCAGAAGATACTCCAGTTTCACTACCACCCCAGGACAAAGAACCTGAAGATAAAAAACCACGAACATCAAGATCGGGTGGCGTAATTCGATTTCCCACAAGACTAGTGGAGTTGCTATAGTGAATTGTGACCATCTTACTGAGAAGGGGGTGATGTGGGAGCAGGTTGCTCTTCCATGTAGTGTTTTGGTGAATTAGTGAGTGTTTTGAGATCGATAAGGTTGGCTTGAGAACTATATGTTCTGTGATATCACAAGAGACAAAAGAGATTGTATTGTTTTTGAGACTTGGAAAATGTATCGTTGCCTAAGCAACATGCCGATTCACGTCttataaaatgttataataaagaaGTTTTAGGTTcttatttgtgtgtatgtttaccTGTGTTTTACACCACCAACACcataatatttgatttaagatttgaaaagagtGGCAAATTTTACATATTAAATGATATACTAACCAAGATCAAGGCAATGTTCAATCACTGTCAtacaaacaaatacatttttagttcTAGTAGGTATTATCTCGAGTAGAGGATGGATATAGCAAAATGCAATGTTAGGTGGAGATTGAAAGTTCCATAATGGGTCACATATCATTACCAATAATCACGATtttaaaagtaattatcaaaggtCATTCGAAGGTTGggttttgtttcatggaaacccCAATTTGTGATGTTgaatttggaaaaagaaaacagaaatttcaacttTACATTTTAATTAATGTGTATATTGCCTAGAATAAATACGTCACTGCATGTAAATGTTATTGTGGCATTTGCAAGGCagaacaaatgtaaataaaacgtAGATTATTGATTTACAAATCACTGAGTGAGTCCTCTGGCCTCTCATTCGTTGGGATGCCTCTCTCAGTTTATATCTTACATTGTATTTAGGTATATCCCTCCTCTattctaaattaattactgttagaactaaaaacatattttcatatttgacCTTGACTGAACTAGCCATGACCTTGTATAATATATCATTTTATATACAACATTTGCCACTCTTTTCAAATCTTGAATCAAATATTAGGGTACCCATTTTAAAAAGTCACTTTAATTTCCAAATCATATTGAAAGTCACGTTTAATGCCACGGCAATTAGTACAATGGCTGACCATCCTTGCCACCTACAACTTCCATCTAAAACATTTTGTTGAATCTCATCTCTAACCTGAGTTTGTCCTGATTAAGGGTCataatggtccaccctgtatatatactctCATTGCTTAACTTACCTGAGGTTTGTTGCTGTTTAGTGGATCCACTTGTGTTACATTCAAGATCGTGCCTGAAGATGGCTCCATCTACGTTAAGTCCAGGATAGGATTGTAAGGTGGATTCACCTGGATAAGTCCAGAGTTactgagctgtgtgtgtgtgtgtgtgtgtgtgtgtgtgtgtgtgtgtctgtgtgtgtgttttagtgcacCTAAACACCAATCTGAATTGTAGCGGATGTGGTGTATGTGCCAGTGTTAGTAAGCACATCATCGGCAGAGGTGCTGACTTTAGATGTCTTAAATATGGCTTCATCCTTATGAAAACCCAGCTTCAGAACCACCCGTGAAATTGATttaaatttttctctgttgttATACTCACTATATATGTAACACACAGAAATACTAATAATGTTCAAGGAATTCACTTTCTCCTATTGTAAACATACATAACTCAATAATAATATTTTGTGTGTCAGTATCATAGACGAAACTAGCGCAGTCCCCTACATGTGGACCATGGCGTGTTAGCAATAGACATATCGGAAAAAATTTTAACAGAGAAGTACTAAAAGTCGTTTAGAGCAAATTCACAAAACTTGTAGCTACATCATAGGTAACGTTAAAAGCACGTTCTAATGGATCGAGTGCTTTTCAGGTCTTTTCACCTGCAGAATGTGTATCTAATGCAAGATTTTActggaattatttttaaaaactcaGTATGGTAAATGGAAATACCTGACATTCTGAATAGTGTACATTGTATTAGAGATCATTTCGTTGAGTAGCAAGtaatcaatacacacacacacacacacacacacacacacacacacacacacacacacacacatatatatatatatatatatatatatatatatatatatatatatatatatacacacattcaagttgagtcacctaacgttaccgctggatatatttcgtaaaccacatcaaatactgacgaaccgattccacagactgaacatgaggagagggctagtgtaattgtttaatacaaaccatacaaaaatgcatggaagtatgttttttaacacaaacctacgttttttaatggaaccacgttagttttgttagcacatctgaacatataaacaaatacgtaatcagtgccgtttgttgcattgtaaaatgttaattacatccggagatattgtaacctaaagttgacgcttgtgtaccactcctccgctgttcgatcgtgtgtatcggagagcaccgaattacgtagggatccaaagggaacggtgatggaccttaggtacagaagagactggaacagcacattacgtccacacgctaacacctttttattggtctttttcactgacccgcatgtacattaccattacgtGGAGGGTGCATgaattggccagcctgttctcctgatcttacacctctagaattctttctgtggggtacgttaaaggagaatgtgtaccgtgatgtgcctacaaccccagagaatatgaaacaacgtattgtggcagcctgcggcgacattactccAAATGTGCTGCGAcgtgtatgacattcattacgccagagattgcaattgtgtgcagcaaatgatggccaccgcattgaacatctattggcctgacatgtcgggacacattctattccactccgtaattgaaaacggaaaccacgtgtgtacgtgtacctcacccctcatggtaatgtacatgtgcgttggtgaaaaagaccaataaaaaggtgttagcatgtggacgtaatgtgctgttccagtctcttctgtacctaaggtccatcaccgttccctttggatccctacgtaattcggtgctctccgatacgatcgaacagcggaggagcggtactcaagcgtcaactttaggttacaatatctccggatgtaattaagattttacagtgcaacaatctgcactgattacgtatttgtttatatgttcagatgggctaacaaaactaatggggttccatttaaaaaaacgtaggtttgtgttaaaaaaacatacttccgtgcatttttttatggtttgtattaaccaattacactagcccctctcctcacgttcggtgtgtggaatcgattcgtcagtatttgatgtggtttacgaaatatatccagcggtaatgttaggtgactcaccctgtataatcgttTTACTCAGCATTTGTAATATTATTGTTCCTGGCAAAGACATATGGAAATGTGTAAAGCTCCACCTCTGACGATATTAGTATTCTGATtaagaataaaaaaattgttactCTTCCCACAAATCATGAAAAATCAAATTCTCTTGCATCTGAGTGCGATTATAAAAATATTCTCTAACAAAATGTCCTAACATTTAATACAATAATATTTCTGCACAGAACAGACAACTTCCCTCATCTCCATGAATATTCTGTgtccagcaacatgctaaaataattaaaaagaaatactgcgatccaGGCACAGTACAATCCATGTTCACAGCTACTGATTCAAATAATGCGATTTTTTtattgaatgatcaggaggggtaGTTCAACAACCCTTAAGTGGTGTAAAAAGTGAAAGAATCCCATAAAACTTTTAATTAACTCTATTCAGAAAATTGACAGTTTAAACACCGACAACCTGTACACAGACGTCTTCTTTTTTTCGACTGTTTCATtagcaacaacaataattataccaGCAATCAACAGTCATGTAGCTGGACACAAGAAAGATGTGAATATCACTCTCAATGTTTGCCTGCACAGATTTGATAAAATACCACCAGTgcacaagcaagcaacaactacatCCCGTGCTGCTAGTATGGTCAAGACAAGTTGGGACCTTATCTGTCGTGTGGCTTCTATATATTTCAGGCTGAATCTGACTACTAGTAACAACTGTCTGCTCGCTACCACTTGCAATAATAAAATCTCAGACTCAGTGTGTAAGTACACCACAGCAAACTCAACAAAATCAGCAGCTaactttccaaagaaatattaatgtCCATCTTTCacaactgacaccctcacttttaAGGATTTTGTGGGATGATTCCTGCCTAAATGGTGGCAAGtagcaaatgcaaaatttttatgtAACAAAATTGAGAAAAATAGCGTCATATATGTACAAAAGTGATAAAGTAGATAAACATAAGCATAACATTACCTAAGTTGTATACATAATAGGAAACTGATAAGTTGCACAATGCAGTCAAGGAGTAAATATACAAGTATCATCTTGTGCATGTAAGCACTCTTATCCATATGAGAGTGATAGTACTTCATTTGTTTGTAGTTCTCCAAGAGTgtaaaaaatgttttcagttgtgTAGATATAAATATTACATAGAACTGCATAGAGTGcaaagagagaaaaaataaatacataagtatCATTGTGCACGTAAGCACTCATAACTGCATGACACTGACAATAGTTCATTTGACaagataacaaaatattatttactgttctTCAAGTGAGTAAAAATCATCTGACAATAGAAAACCAGGTAAAGAAACATATGTTTTAGGCGAAGCAGACTCCAGGGTAACTCAGACTATGTCCGTTGAAAACCATATCGAAATgttaatatattcatttaaaaacACACAAGTTTGATGTGTAAGGTGACTCAGGGGACTATCTATATATATTATGCACAGTGACAAACTACACCAAAATGTTTTAGTGATTCAGATAAAGAGACCACACAGAATCCATGCTGATTGTATAAGGCACAAGCATACTTTGTTGAGTACCAAAAAATTCATGATGAGATCATAAAAAATTGA
The nucleotide sequence above comes from Schistocerca piceifrons isolate TAMUIC-IGC-003096 chromosome 7, iqSchPice1.1, whole genome shotgun sequence. Encoded proteins:
- the LOC124805614 gene encoding uncharacterized protein LOC124805614, which encodes MKLRCSENQIDPGRAAETAVQICVIPAAKTKKLEPSEFSLYAANGSEIKTYRSKLLTIDLGLKRKIEWSFIVAEVSKGISGADFLHHFGLFKDLKNQKLIDNITKLKISGEVTAVDANDSVCSLYTKCQYSKMLEKFSELTKPSIIPKVLRHKVQHYITTSSGPPVYSKARRLDPHKLQIAKKEFQFLLNIGILRPLQSQWASPLYLVMKSNGQWRVCEDYRSSESPKQHMSFKQLNQYGLVINIAKSVFGVQELTF